Proteins encoded within one genomic window of Lagenorhynchus albirostris chromosome 9, mLagAlb1.1, whole genome shotgun sequence:
- the MRGPRF gene encoding mas-related G-protein coupled receptor member F, translating into MQVRVWGWSPASITACLPSTPAQMCPGVSEAPELYGRGFLTIAQIAMLPPPAVMNYIFLLLCLCGLVGNGLVLWFFGFSIKRSPFSIYFLHLASADVGYLFSKAVLSILNTGGFLGSFADYVRAVSRILGLCMFVTSVSLLPAVSSERCLSVIFPSWYWRRRPKRLSAVVCSLLWSLSLLVTSIHSYFCVFLGRQASGPGCGHVDTFLGILLFLVFCPLMVLPCLALVLHVECRARRRQRSAKLNHVILAMVSVFLVSSIYLGIDWFLFWVFQIPAPFPEYVTDLCICINSSAKPVVYFLAGRDKSQRLWEPLRVVFQRALRDGAEPGEAGGSTPNTVTMEMQCASGNAS; encoded by the coding sequence ATGCAGGTGCGGGTTTGGGGATGGAGCCCAGCCAGTATCACCGCGTGTCTCCCCTCCACGCCTGCGCAGATGTGTCCGGGAGTGAGCGAGGCCCCGGAGCTCTACGGCCGCGGCTTCCTGACCATCGCGCAGATCGCCATGCTGCCACCGCCAGCCGTCATGAACTACATCTTCCTGCTTCTCTGTCTGTGCGGCCTGGTGGGCAACGGGCTGGTCCTCTGGTTTTTCGGCTTCTCCATCAAAAGGAGCCCCTTCTCCATCTACTTTCTGCACTTGGCCAGCGCGGACGTCGGCTACCTCTTTAGCAAGGCCGTGCTCTCCATCCTGAACACGGGGGGCTTCCTGGGCTCGTTTGCCGACTACGTCCGCGCGGTGTCCCGGATCCTGGGGCTCTGCATGTTCGTCACCAGCGTGAGCCTCCTGCCAGCCGTCAGCTCAGAGCGCTGCCTGTCGGTCATCTTCCCCTCCTGGTACTGGCGCCGTCGGCCCAAGCGCCTGTCGGCTGTGGTGTGCTCGCTGCTCTGGAGTCTGTCACTCCTGGTCACCAGCATCCACAGCTACTTCTGCGTGTTCCTGGGCCGCCAGGCGTCTGGGCCGGGCTGCGGGCACGTGGACACCTTCCTGGGCATCCTGCTGTTCCTGGTCTTCTGTCCGCTCATGGTGCTGCCCTGTCTGGCGCTCGTCCTGCACGTGGAGTGCCGGGCCCGGCGGCGCCAACGCTCGGCCAAGCTCAACCACGTCATCCTGGCCATGGTCTCGGTTTTCCTCGTGTCCTCCATCTACTTAGGGATCGACTGGTTCCTATTCTGGGTCTTCCAGATCCCGGCCCCCTTCCCCGAGTACGTCACCGACCTGTGTATCTGCATCAACAGCAGCGCCAAGCCTGTCGTCTACTTCCTGGCCGGCAGGGACAAGTCACAGCGGCTGTGGGAGCCCCTCAGGGTGGTCTTCCAGCGGGCCCTGCGAGACGGGGCCGAGCCGGGGGAGGCGGGGGGCAGCACGCCCAACACGGTCACCATGGAGATGCAGTGCGCCTCGGGGAATGCCTCGTGA